Genomic DNA from Taurinivorans muris:
CAGTACGCCGCGCAGGGCTATCGTGCATATATATGACCTCGAAAAAGTTCAACCGATACTTGAAGAAAATATTATTGGTCCTGCCGTAAACATCGCTTATGATAAAGACGGAAACCTGTCCAAGGCAGGACAAGGATTTATTCGCGGGCAAGGCGCTGAAGAAAAAGATATTGTCCGCACGCAAACGGAAAAGGGCGAATACATTTCTGTCAATAAAAAAAGCGGCGGTAAAAAAGCCGAAGAAGTTTTGCAGGAAATTTGCCCACAAATTATTGCCGCGCTTCCATTTCCGAAACGTATGCGCTGGGGTGAGGAAACGTTTGCCTATGCCCGCCCATTACAATGGGTTTTGGCTATGCTTGACCATTTACCCATTGTTTTTAAAGTCGGAGATGTTGTTTCATCCAATCAAACGTACGGGCATAGGGTGCATGGTTTCGGTCCTTTCGTTATCGGACATGCTGACGATCTGGAAGAAGTGCTTTATGAAAAAAGCCGAATTGTCTGTGATTCCGTCAAACGCCGCCAATATATTATCGATATGGCAAACACCTTGGTTGCCGAACTCAAAGAAGGGGCGAAAATCATTTGGAAAAACGATTTGCTTGACGAAGTGCAGGGTTTGGTGGAAAAGCCTGTGCCTGTTATTTGCAGTTTTGACGAAAGCTTCCTTGAGCTACCGAAAGAAGTTATTTTGACAACCATCGAACATCACCAAAAATGCTTTGGTATTCAAGGGCAGGACAGGAAACTTTTGAATAAATTCCTGACTGTTCTCAATATTGATCCGGAAGATATTGAAGTTGTGCGTGCAGGCTGGGAAAGAGTTGTGCGTGCAAGACTTGAAGATGCCCGTTTTTACTGGAAAGAAGACTTGAAGGACAGTTTTGAAAAATGGGTACCCATGCTTGATTCAGTTATTTTCCTTGGTCCTCTTGGCTCAATGGGAGACAAGAGCCGCCGTTTGGAACAGCTTTGCGGCTGGCTTGGTGAAAAAGTAGGGCTTGCAGGCGGGGACCATTTGGATAACGGAGTACTTCTTGCGCAGCGTGCCGGTCGTTGGTGTAAAGCAGACCTTATGTCAAAAATGGTTGGAGAGTTTGATACCCTGCAGGGAACCATGGGCAGCATTTATGCTTTGAAAGAGGGATGGGAACCGCCTTTCGCCATGGCTTTGACCGAGCAGTATTTGCCAACGGGACCAAACAGCCTTTTGCCCATGAGTGATTTGGGTGCTTGCCTTTCAATGGCTGACAAGGCCGATACCTTGGTCGGTTGCTTCGGACTTGGCAATATTCCGACCGGTACGGCAGACCCTTATGCTTTACGACGGGCGGCTTTGGGTATCGCAAGGATTTTGCTTGAGTTCGGTTATGAAATTCCGCTTTCAGAACTTTTTGAAAAAGCGTATTCTTTTTATGCGGATGATATTAAATGGAAATTTTCCAAAGGAGAAACCCTTGAAAAACTTCTTGAATTTTGCCAAGCCCGCTTAAAACATTATTTCGTCGGCGAAGGCAGCGAGACCCTTGTTGTGGACGCTGTCATGAATGGCAGGGATACCGACGGAAACCTTGAAGCGGATAATGTCTGGGCAACCGAAAAGCGTTTAAATACGTTGAAAGCGTTTATGCGTAAAGAAGATTTTACTGAAAACGCGCAGGTTTTGAAACGTATGACCAATATTTTGGCGAAAGCCGAACATTCTTTGTCCTGTGCGTATGATTCGTCTTTATTGGAAAGTGACGCGGAAAAAGAACTTGATAAAGGCATTAAAGCTTTTTCCGACGTATTCGATACCAATTTTGCCAATAATAATTTCATGCCCGTCATGGACGCCATGGCTAAGCTTCGCCCTCTTGTAGACGCCTTCTTTGAAAGCGTCATGGTTATGGCGGAAGATAAGAATGTACGGCAAAACCGTATGAATATGCTTTTTGCGGTTATGAGCCGTATGAACCGTATGGCTGATTTTGCAAACCTGCAAATATGAAGCGGTGTTGCAGGATTGTTTTAAAACATTAATTGCTTGACAATCTTGCTTATTATGTATACATAAATTTTTCACATGAGAACATATAACATTAAATGGATATGATTCCGTTTTTTTGGAGGATTTCGTGGCTGATCATAAATCAGCTATTAAGCGTCATAAACAAAGCATTAAACGTAATGCCCGCAACCGTGCCGCACGTACCCGTATGAAAAATCTCGTAAAAGACGTTCGTACCGCAATTATGAACGGTGACAAAGCTGCTGCCGAACAAGCTCTTAAAGGCGCTACTGTTGCTCTTGACAAAAGCGCAAGCAAAGGCGTTATTCACTGGAAAAAAGCTGCACGTAAAGTTTCTCGTTTAGCTAAAGCTGTGAACGCAATCGAAAAAGCTTAATTTTTTTCGTACATTCCTGACACGAAGTCCCACATGGGACTTTTTGTCGTTTAATTTTTTGTAATTACTATAAACTTATCGTATCGCCGCCAGTTCAATACTTCCCCAAGCTCCGATTTTTTCATCAATTTGCAGAAAAACACCTAATACACCGTGTTTTTCTTTTGCTCCAGAAAAAGGGTTGTCCTGTATTGCAATACGGGAGTCTTTTTGTGCCTGGGTCAAAACCGTACTGATTTCTTTCGCTGATTTTAATACATTGCCATAGCTTGTCGCAAGGGCGTCCGCCAAACTGGCATTTTTGGCTATCACCACGGATAAATCGCCTTGTCCGAAACTTAAGCTGTGTCCTATTGCTGCGGAAGAGGAACAAACAGCTAGGGGAAATTGTTCTTTGGCAAACCTTAAGCCAAGCATGCATTCTTCTTTTGGATTTGCCAGTATGCCGACAATTCTTTCTTTACTTGAATATAAATAAATATCTCCGCCATTTTCAACAATGACATCGGAACATAATTGTTTTTCCTGCAAATAAAAATGGATTTTTGCCGCAATGAATTGGGCAATCATTCCGGCAATGCAGGCGAAAGGGCCGACATGGGCGAAACTGCTTGCCTTGCACATTTCAGCGATACAAAGCGGAGCATCCGGCGGGCATTGAATTGGTTCCAAACTGTGTTGGATTTCAGGATAAAGTTTTATCCAAAACTTTATAATACTGCGAATTTCTTGAATTTCTTTTGTACAGAATTTGATTATTTCGGTTTTGTCTATATCTTTTGTCAGCGTGATGAATAAATCTGTTTCTTCGACAATAATTTGAACATGCTGTTCATCAGCATGATTTTCAGGACTATTTTGTTTGGTCCGGTATGTCCGGTAAGGGCTGGCGTAAATTTCTGTTTTCATAAAAAACTCTAGGGAACCGCTTGTTAATTCTTTACATTTTTAAAAGAAAACCGTATTATTCACAAATGCATTAAATAATATTTTATGGAAATAATCAAGTAAACCCTTTGGAGGAGAATATAATGGCAGGTAAACAAAAAGTTATTCTTGCTTATTCCGGTGGCTTGGACACATCGGTTATTTTAAAATGGCTTCAAGTCGCCCATGATTATGAAGTGATCACTGTTACCGCTGATTTGGGTCAGGAAGATGATTTGGACGGTGTTGAACCAAAAGCGCTGAAGACCGGTGCGACCAAAGCATATATCGAAGATTTGAGAGAAGAATTTGCCCGTGATTATATTTTCCCTATGCTCCGTTCCTGTGCGTTATATGAAGGCAGGTATCTTTTGGGAACTTCTGTCGCCCGTCCTCTCATTGCAAAACGTCTTGTTGAAATTGCAAAAAAAGAAGGCGCAGCAGCTATTGCCCACGGTGCGACCGGCAAAGGCAATGACCAAGTCCGTTTTGAATTGTCAATAAACGCTTTGGCTCCTGAACTCAAAGTCATTGCTCCTTGGCGTGAATGGGATTTAATGTCAAGAACCGCCCTTACTGAATTTGCAGAAAAACATGGCATTCCGCTTACTTCAAGCAGCAAGCATTACAGCATTGACAGAAATATGCTTCATTGCTCCTTTGAAGGCGGCGAACTTGAAGATCCATGGACAGAACCTGAACCGGAATCACATATCATGACCGTGCCTGTGGAACAAGCGCCGAATGAACCGGAATACATCACAATCACTTTTGAAAAAGGGGACGCTGTCGCTATAAACGGTACGTTTATGAAGCCTATGGATATTATGCTCAGCCTCAATAAAATCGCCGGCAAGCATGGTATCGGACGCCTCGATATGGTTGAAAACCGTTTTGTGGGCATGAAATCCCGCGGTGTTTATGAAACTCCTGCCGGAACAGTCCTTTATATCGCCCACCAGGATTTGGAAGGCATCTGCCTTGACCGTGAAGCGCTTGCGACACGCGCAACAATTTTGCCCCGTTATGCTTCCGCGATTTACAATGGTTTTTGGTTCTCTCCCGAAAGAGAAGCCATGCAAGCTCTTATTGATAAAACCCAAGAAGGCGTATCAGGCGAAGTCCGTTTAAAATTGTACAAGGGCATGGCATGGCCGGTCGGCCGTTTTTCACCAAACAGCCTTTATTGTCAAGACCTTGCGACGTTTGAAGAATGCGCTACTTATGACCATAAGGACGCCGCGGGCTTTATCCGTTTGCAAAGCCTTCGTATCCGCGGTTATGCCGACCGTGTAAAAAGATATTAATTTTGTTTTTTGATATTGTTAATCCCCTGTATGCAAATATGGGGGATTTTTAACCTATGGGGAATAATTATGGCAGCACAGGAAAAACCTTGGGGCGGGCGTTTTAAAGAAGCAACTTCGAAAAAAGTTGAAGCATATACCGAATCAATTTCCTTTGATACGAAAATGTATAAACAAGACATCATGGGTTCGAAAGCCCATGCGGTCATGCTTGCGGAACAAGGTATCTTGACGAAGGAAGAGGCTGAAATATTATGCAGCGGTCTTGATCGTGTTCTTGAAGAAATTGAAAGCGGAAAACTTGTGTGGAAACAAGAACTTGAAGATGTGCATATGAATATTGAAACACGTCTTACGGAACTTGTGGGCGAAGTCGGAAAAAAACTGCATACGGGAAGAAGCAGAAACGACCAGTGCTGCCTTGATTTGCGTCTTTATACTTCCGATTGCCTGCGTTTATGGGAAGAGCTTGCAAAAAATCTGATTGCGGTTTTGGTTGACAAAGCGGAAGAAAACCAAGGCGTATTGCTTCCGGGATGTACGCACATGCAGCCGGCACAGCCGGTGAGCCTTGCTCATCATCTGCTTGCCTATGCTTGGATGTTTAAACGCGACGCTGAAAGGATTTGCGCCTGTGAAAGGCGCGCGAGGATCAGTCCTTTGGGAGCCGCGGCTCTTGCGGGAACAACGTATAATCTTAATCCCCAATCGGTTGCCGAACAGCTGAATATGTATGGTGTCTTTAAAAACAGCATGGATACCGTTGCTGACCGTGACTATGTTCTGGAAGCCCTTTTTACAGGGTCGGTGATCATGATGCATTTGTCACGTTTTTGCGAAGAACTGATTTGGTGGGCTAATCCGCAGTTTGCGTTCATTTATTTATCCGACGCCCATTCAACCGGTTCTTCCATCATGCCCCAAAAGAAAAATCCGGATGTCGCGGAAATCATGCGGGGAAAAACCGGACGCACCTATGGAAATTTAATGAATTTATTGACTACCCTCAAAGGTTTGCCACTTACGTATAACCGTGATTTGCAGGAAGATAAAATTCCTTTTATGGATACGGATAAAACCGTGCGGACTTCTTTGAGCATTATGGCGGAAATGCTTCAAGGCATACGGTTCAGAGCTGATAAAATGGAAAAAGCTTTGAAAGCGGGCTTTTTAAATGCGACGGAATTGGCTGATTATCTTGTGACAAAAGGAATACCGTTCAGAGAAGCCCATCATATCACCGGACGGGCTGTCGCCCTTGCCGAGGATAGGGGAGTCGGCTTGGAAGAGTTATCATTGCAGGATTTTAATCATTTATGCGACCCTTATCATATTCAGGTGACCGATGATGTTTATGTGGTTTTAGATTATTTTACGGCTGTAAAACGGCGTAACGCCAGCGGCGGAACAGGTCCTGTTTCTGTTAAAAACCAATTGGACGAATTGAAAGTTTGGTTAGCCGCACAATGTTAAAAGTCTATATAGCCTCTTCGTTTAAAAACATCCATGCGGTGCGTTTGCTTGCAAAAAGCATGCGGCAAATGGGATATGAAATTTTGGATTGGACGCTTAAAGCGACTCCGCCTGAAGGGTTGAATGCCGCAAAACGGCGTGAATGGATGGATACCGATCATGGAGGAGAAGTCTTTTCTTTTTGTGCCGAATCCTGTAAGCAGGCTGATTTCATTATTTATTTGGGAACATCCGGACAAGACGCCGGAGTTGAGGTGGGCATTGCTTACGGTTTGCAAAAACCTGTTTTGGGAATACGCGGACCATTGGAATCCGCAGGACTTATGCTTTACGGAGCATGTACCTGCTGGGTGGAACATATAGAACACGCAGAGCAAATCTTGCAGGAAATCATCGGCTATAAAAAAGAAAATTGTTCTTGTTCCGGGGAAGCGCTGCAGGCAAGTTCCGTTTCTTTGCAGGCGCAGAAAATTTTATTGAATTTATGATATGAATGGTTTTGTGCGGATTTTACATCGTTCATTTTTATTTTTAGCTCTTTTTACCTTATTTTAGAGCGGTATTCCTTTTTAACATTTTTTTAAGGAGTATCGTATGTCTGTCAACGTTACTTGGCTGCATTGGCTTTTTTTATTGCTTTCTATTTTATTTGAAGTTGTCGGCACTTCGATAATGAAAGTTTCCCATTCATGGCAATTTTCTTTCGGGTCAGAACTTGGACTTGCAATTATGTGGGCGTGCATAGCCTGCTCGTATTTCAGCCTTGCGAAAGCCGTAACCGCATTGCCTGTCGGCGTTGCCTTTGCCTTATGGGACGCCTTGGGCTTGGTTTTTATTGTATCTTTTTCCGTAACCGTTTTAGGCGAAAATCTTGATCTTATTAAAGGACTTGGACTTGTTTGTGTTCTTAGCGGCGGTTTTTTAGTGCACTTCGGAACAGATACCCATTAATGGAGATTTTATGTTTGCAAATATTTTTTCCTTTTCTGTTTTATTGGTGTTATGCGCCGCTTTATTGGATATTATCGCCAATATCTTATTGGCAAAATCAAACGGTTTTAAAAGAAAAACCTTAGGGGTCACAGCCTTGTTTTGCGTTGCTGTGGCTTTTGGTTTTCTTTCCATTGCGGTAAAGGATTTGGATTTGGCTGTTGCGTATGCGTTATGGGGCTGTTTTGGAATTTTAGGCACAAGTTTGTCCGGTTGGGTATTGCTTGGGCAAAGAATGCATAAAAGCGCATTTTTGGGTATTGCGCTTTTAATGTGCGGAATTGTTTTACTGCGCTTATAACATATTGTGTTAATTAAAAAAATCATAAAAAAGCAGAAAAAACAATTTTTCATATGTTTTTTCTGCAAAAAATAATCATTATATAAAAAGCCTCACATTTGTAAGGCTTTTTATATTTTATAAATTATTTGTTCGGCAATTCGGCAACTTGCCAAGGCAAGCCGAATTTATTGAGCTGTTCCATAAACGGATCCGGATCCATTTGTTCCATGTTCCAAACGCCGGCTTTCATCCATTTGCCCGTAACCATCATCATGGCGCCGATCATGGCAGGTACGCCGGTGGTATAGGAAATCGCTTGGGAGCCCAATTCTTCATAGCAGTCTTCGTGCTGGCAGATATTATAGACATAATACGTTTTTTCCTGACCGTTTTTAATACCTTGCATTACGCAGCCGATACAGGTTTTACCCTTTGTCAAAGGTCCGAGGCTTGCGGGGTCCGGAAGCAATTTTGACAAAAATTGGATAGGCACTATGGACTGCCCTTTGTATTCGATAGGTTCAATGCCGAGTAAGCCGACGCCGCCGAATACTTTTAAGTGGTTGAGGTAATTGTCGGAGAATGTCATCCAAAATCTTGCGCGGCGGATACCTTTAAGATTTTGCACAAGGGATTCCAATTCTTCGTGATACATGAGATAACAGTTTTTAGGTCCGATTCCGTCAGGAAAATCAAAGCTCATTTTCCAGGAAAGCGGGTCGGTTTCAACCCATTCTCCGCGTTCCCAATACCGTCCGCGGGCGGTGACTTCACGAATATTGATTTCCGGATTGAAGTTCGTTGCAAAAGGCAGGCCGTGGTCGCCGGCATTGGCGTCAATAATATCGAGCACATGTATTTCATCAAGCAAATGTTTTTGTCCATAGGCGCAAAATACGTTCGTAACACCGGGGTCGAAACCGCTGCCCAAAAGCGCCATCAAGCCTTTTTCTTTGAATTTGTCCTGATAAGCCCATTGCCATTTATATTCAAATTTCGCAAGGTCGATTGGTTCGTAATTGGCAGTATCAAGGTAATGGACATTGCATTCGAGGCAGGCGTCCATAATGGTAAGGTCTTGATACGGCAGTGCGACATTGATAACCATTACTGGTTTGACTTTATTAATTAAAGCAACAAGTTCTGAAACATTATCAGCGTCAACGGATGCCGTATGAACAGTTACGCCATAGCGTTTTTTTACAGATTCGGCAATTGCGTCGCATTTGGCTTTTGTGCGGCTCGCCAAATGGATTTCTGTAAAAACATCGTTAGCTTGTGCGCATTTATGCACGACAACAGAACTTACACCACCTGCGCCGATGATTAAAACTCTTGCCATATTATTCTCCTTTTAGGGGTTTATCTTTCAAAATACGTATAACCGCGCATGCCATTTTCAAAAGCCTGCATAATGGAAAAACGTTCTGCGGGAGTAATGGTTTTATTTCTGACGGCTCTTTCCGCATTATGTCTGATATTTTCCAAAATTCTTCTGGGTTCGTATTCGACATAGGCTAAAATGTCGGAAATGGAATCCCCGCTGATTTCGCGGACAAATTCATAGGTTCCGTCCTCCTGCACACGAATGGAAACGACATTGGTATCTCCTAAGAGATTGTGCAGATCCCCCAGCGTTTCTTGGTATGCACCAACCAAAAATGCTCCCAAATAATATTCTTCACCGTTTTTTAAGGAATGAAGTTCCAACGTGTTTTTCATACCTTGCGTATCAATGAAATTATTGATTCTTCCGTCGCTGTCGCAAGTCATGTCCGATAAAATCCCGCGCCGATCCGGATATTCGTTCAGGCGGTGGACAGGCATGATGGGAAATACTTGGTCAATAGCCCATGAATCTGGAAGTGATTGGAATACGCTGAAATTGCAATAATAAATATCGGCTAATTTTGAATTGATCTCATGCAGTTCTTTGGGAACGGTTTTAAGTTTGTCTTTTTCTTCCGCAATGGAACGCATGATTGCCCAATAATACCGTTCCGCCAAGGTTCTTTGCCTGAGCGTCGCCCGTCCGGTGACAAAAAGCTGGCGGACTTCGTCATAATAATACAGTGCGTCGTTATAACATTCCTGCAGGCTTCTGATATTAACGTTTTCAAGCGCTTCTTTTAAATTGACAATCGGTTCGGGGGTGTCTTCCGGCAATTTTTCCGGCAGATTTCCGATTTCAATAAGACTGACATCCAAGATGTTGAAAAGCAAAATCGAATAGTACGCAACCGTGGCGCGTCCTGATTCCGTAACAATATGCGGGTGGGGGGTATTTTGCTCATCCATAATCGTCATGACGGATTCCACAACGTCGGTGCAGTATTCATTCAGCGAATAGTTGCGGGAGCTTACATAATTGGTGTGTGAACCGTCGTAATCCACGGCAAGTCCGCCGCCAAGGTCGATATAACCCATGGCTGCCCCTTCCTGCACAAGTCCTGCGTAAATTCTTGCCGCTTCCATGACGGCGGAACGGATATCGCGGATATTGGGTATTTGCGAGCCTAAATGATAATGCAAAAGTTTCAGGCAGTCGAGCATGTTATTTGCTTTCAGCGTATCGACAACATCGATGATTTGTGCGGAAGTCAAGCCGAAAGACGAACGTTCGCCCCCGGATTCCGCCCAGTGTCCCGTCGTTGCCTTGGTGCTGAGTTTGACGCGCACGCCGATTTGAGGAACGACATTCAGCGTTTTTGCACATTCCAAAATTGTATCCAATTCTCCGGGCATTTCCAATACGAAAATGCAATTATAGCCAAGGCGCATCGCATGCAGCCCCAGGTTGATAAATTCCTCGTCTTTGTATCCGTTGCAGATAAGACAAGCTTTTCTGCTTTTAACTTGAGAAACGGCGGCAATAAGTTCCGCTTTGGAACCGACTTCCAATCCATGGTGAAAACTTTTTCCGAAATCGGCGATTTCTTCGACAACTTGCTGCTGCTGATTTACTTTAATCGGAAAAACGCCCCGGTATTCGCCTTTATAGCCAAGTTGGACAATCGCATCATGAAAGCAATGGTGCAAAAGTGAAATTTGCGAATCAAGTATGTTTTCAATACGCAAAAGCACGGGCATATTATAACCGCGTTCTTTTATTTCCTGAATGATTGTTGCGACGCTTATAGCCGGACCGCCTTTGACGCCGTAAGGTTTTATGGTGACTTCACCCTGCTGGTTAATGTCGAAATATCCGGCGCTCCAGTTGCGGATACCGTATAATTCGGCTGAATCTTCAATATCCCATTTTTGCGTTTTTATTTTTGCCAATTTCTCAATCCTCACAAAAGGTGACATTGTGATTAATATAGCTTAAATCATTTCATATGTCACGGATATTTTTCAACGGGAAAAAATGGCTTTTTTCTGAAAACAATCTGTGATAGTTAGTGTTTCAGGTGAACTATGGCAGATGAACGATATATTTTGCATGTTGACATGGACGCGTTTTTTGCGTCCATCGAACAGCGCGACAATCCGGAATACAGAAATAAGCCGATTATCGTCGGCGGGCAGGCAAGAGGGGTGGTTTCCACTTGTTCTTATGAAGCCCGGCGTTTCGGTGTTCGTTCAGCCATGCCTATTTTCGAGGCTAAAAGAAAATGTCCGCAGGGGATTTTTATTTCCCAGCGCGGCAGAGTTTACAGAGAAGTATCGAAACAAATCCATGAAATTTTGCAAAGCTATTCCCCCTTGGTTGAAATGGCTTCCGTTGATGAAGCCTATCTTGATATTACCGGTTTATATAACCTGTTCGGTCCGCCTGTGGAAATTGCGCAAAAAATTCAAAAAGAAATTCATGTGAAGACAAACGGGCTGACCTGTTCCATTGGAATCGCCCCGATTAAGTTTTTGGCAAAAATCGCTTCCGATGAAAATAAGCCCAATGGCATTTTCATTATCACCAATGAAACAATGCCCGGTTTTTTGAGTGAACTCTCCATATCAAAAATTCCGGGGGTTGGAAAAAAGTTTCTGGAGGAATTAAAAAAACTAGGGATAAAAAAGTGCGCCGATGTTTTACAATTGGATAAGATTTTTTTGGAAAAAAAGTTCGGAAAAGCCGGAATAATGCTTT
This window encodes:
- the rpsT gene encoding 30S ribosomal protein S20 encodes the protein MADHKSAIKRHKQSIKRNARNRAARTRMKNLVKDVRTAIMNGDKAAAEQALKGATVALDKSASKGVIHWKKAARKVSRLAKAVNAIEKA
- a CDS encoding DMT family transporter codes for the protein MSVNVTWLHWLFLLLSILFEVVGTSIMKVSHSWQFSFGSELGLAIMWACIACSYFSLAKAVTALPVGVAFALWDALGLVFIVSFSVTVLGENLDLIKGLGLVCVLSGGFLVHFGTDTH
- a CDS encoding argininosuccinate synthase, whose protein sequence is MAGKQKVILAYSGGLDTSVILKWLQVAHDYEVITVTADLGQEDDLDGVEPKALKTGATKAYIEDLREEFARDYIFPMLRSCALYEGRYLLGTSVARPLIAKRLVEIAKKEGAAAIAHGATGKGNDQVRFELSINALAPELKVIAPWREWDLMSRTALTEFAEKHGIPLTSSSKHYSIDRNMLHCSFEGGELEDPWTEPEPESHIMTVPVEQAPNEPEYITITFEKGDAVAINGTFMKPMDIMLSLNKIAGKHGIGRLDMVENRFVGMKSRGVYETPAGTVLYIAHQDLEGICLDREALATRATILPRYASAIYNGFWFSPEREAMQALIDKTQEGVSGEVRLKLYKGMAWPVGRFSPNSLYCQDLATFEECATYDHKDAAGFIRLQSLRIRGYADRVKRY
- a CDS encoding UPF0280 family protein, which codes for MKTEIYASPYRTYRTKQNSPENHADEQHVQIIVEETDLFITLTKDIDKTEIIKFCTKEIQEIRSIIKFWIKLYPEIQHSLEPIQCPPDAPLCIAEMCKASSFAHVGPFACIAGMIAQFIAAKIHFYLQEKQLCSDVIVENGGDIYLYSSKERIVGILANPKEECMLGLRFAKEQFPLAVCSSSAAIGHSLSFGQGDLSVVIAKNASLADALATSYGNVLKSAKEISTVLTQAQKDSRIAIQDNPFSGAKEKHGVLGVFLQIDEKIGAWGSIELAAIR
- the mdtI gene encoding multidrug/spermidine efflux SMR transporter subunit MdtI, producing MFANIFSFSVLLVLCAALLDIIANILLAKSNGFKRKTLGVTALFCVAVAFGFLSIAVKDLDLAVAYALWGCFGILGTSLSGWVLLGQRMHKSAFLGIALLMCGIVLLRL
- a CDS encoding saccharopine dehydrogenase family protein gives rise to the protein MARVLIIGAGGVSSVVVHKCAQANDVFTEIHLASRTKAKCDAIAESVKKRYGVTVHTASVDADNVSELVALINKVKPVMVINVALPYQDLTIMDACLECNVHYLDTANYEPIDLAKFEYKWQWAYQDKFKEKGLMALLGSGFDPGVTNVFCAYGQKHLLDEIHVLDIIDANAGDHGLPFATNFNPEINIREVTARGRYWERGEWVETDPLSWKMSFDFPDGIGPKNCYLMYHEELESLVQNLKGIRRARFWMTFSDNYLNHLKVFGGVGLLGIEPIEYKGQSIVPIQFLSKLLPDPASLGPLTKGKTCIGCVMQGIKNGQEKTYYVYNICQHEDCYEELGSQAISYTTGVPAMIGAMMMVTGKWMKAGVWNMEQMDPDPFMEQLNKFGLPWQVAELPNK
- the speA gene encoding biosynthetic arginine decarboxylase; protein product: MSPFVRIEKLAKIKTQKWDIEDSAELYGIRNWSAGYFDINQQGEVTIKPYGVKGGPAISVATIIQEIKERGYNMPVLLRIENILDSQISLLHHCFHDAIVQLGYKGEYRGVFPIKVNQQQQVVEEIADFGKSFHHGLEVGSKAELIAAVSQVKSRKACLICNGYKDEEFINLGLHAMRLGYNCIFVLEMPGELDTILECAKTLNVVPQIGVRVKLSTKATTGHWAESGGERSSFGLTSAQIIDVVDTLKANNMLDCLKLLHYHLGSQIPNIRDIRSAVMEAARIYAGLVQEGAAMGYIDLGGGLAVDYDGSHTNYVSSRNYSLNEYCTDVVESVMTIMDEQNTPHPHIVTESGRATVAYYSILLFNILDVSLIEIGNLPEKLPEDTPEPIVNLKEALENVNIRSLQECYNDALYYYDEVRQLFVTGRATLRQRTLAERYYWAIMRSIAEEKDKLKTVPKELHEINSKLADIYYCNFSVFQSLPDSWAIDQVFPIMPVHRLNEYPDRRGILSDMTCDSDGRINNFIDTQGMKNTLELHSLKNGEEYYLGAFLVGAYQETLGDLHNLLGDTNVVSIRVQEDGTYEFVREISGDSISDILAYVEYEPRRILENIRHNAERAVRNKTITPAERFSIMQAFENGMRGYTYFER
- the argH gene encoding argininosuccinate lyase produces the protein MAAQEKPWGGRFKEATSKKVEAYTESISFDTKMYKQDIMGSKAHAVMLAEQGILTKEEAEILCSGLDRVLEEIESGKLVWKQELEDVHMNIETRLTELVGEVGKKLHTGRSRNDQCCLDLRLYTSDCLRLWEELAKNLIAVLVDKAEENQGVLLPGCTHMQPAQPVSLAHHLLAYAWMFKRDAERICACERRARISPLGAAALAGTTYNLNPQSVAEQLNMYGVFKNSMDTVADRDYVLEALFTGSVIMMHLSRFCEELIWWANPQFAFIYLSDAHSTGSSIMPQKKNPDVAEIMRGKTGRTYGNLMNLLTTLKGLPLTYNRDLQEDKIPFMDTDKTVRTSLSIMAEMLQGIRFRADKMEKALKAGFLNATELADYLVTKGIPFREAHHITGRAVALAEDRGVGLEELSLQDFNHLCDPYHIQVTDDVYVVLDYFTAVKRRNASGGTGPVSVKNQLDELKVWLAAQC
- the dinB gene encoding DNA polymerase IV, translated to MADERYILHVDMDAFFASIEQRDNPEYRNKPIIVGGQARGVVSTCSYEARRFGVRSAMPIFEAKRKCPQGIFISQRGRVYREVSKQIHEILQSYSPLVEMASVDEAYLDITGLYNLFGPPVEIAQKIQKEIHVKTNGLTCSIGIAPIKFLAKIASDENKPNGIFIITNETMPGFLSELSISKIPGVGKKFLEELKKLGIKKCADVLQLDKIFLEKKFGKAGIMLFERASGIDTREVEPYTVKKSESAETTLSENVYDKKILKKWLLIHAERIGTRLRKDNLKGRTITVKVKFADFKQITRQLTLEKRTNATDTIFENACILLDELPLAKAVRLIGIGVSCFGDDKENKQLSLLTFADKQEEQRENLEIRRNHLDATLDTLRERYGKSAVMRGKLFTKTE
- a CDS encoding translation initiation factor 2, yielding MLKVYIASSFKNIHAVRLLAKSMRQMGYEILDWTLKATPPEGLNAAKRREWMDTDHGGEVFSFCAESCKQADFIIYLGTSGQDAGVEVGIAYGLQKPVLGIRGPLESAGLMLYGACTCWVEHIEHAEQILQEIIGYKKENCSCSGEALQASSVSLQAQKILLNL
- the glyS gene encoding glycine--tRNA ligase subunit beta, giving the protein MSHFVLEIGTEEIPARFLQTTEKELAERFTALLKENRLGFEKIETRSTPRRAIVHIYDLEKVQPILEENIIGPAVNIAYDKDGNLSKAGQGFIRGQGAEEKDIVRTQTEKGEYISVNKKSGGKKAEEVLQEICPQIIAALPFPKRMRWGEETFAYARPLQWVLAMLDHLPIVFKVGDVVSSNQTYGHRVHGFGPFVIGHADDLEEVLYEKSRIVCDSVKRRQYIIDMANTLVAELKEGAKIIWKNDLLDEVQGLVEKPVPVICSFDESFLELPKEVILTTIEHHQKCFGIQGQDRKLLNKFLTVLNIDPEDIEVVRAGWERVVRARLEDARFYWKEDLKDSFEKWVPMLDSVIFLGPLGSMGDKSRRLEQLCGWLGEKVGLAGGDHLDNGVLLAQRAGRWCKADLMSKMVGEFDTLQGTMGSIYALKEGWEPPFAMALTEQYLPTGPNSLLPMSDLGACLSMADKADTLVGCFGLGNIPTGTADPYALRRAALGIARILLEFGYEIPLSELFEKAYSFYADDIKWKFSKGETLEKLLEFCQARLKHYFVGEGSETLVVDAVMNGRDTDGNLEADNVWATEKRLNTLKAFMRKEDFTENAQVLKRMTNILAKAEHSLSCAYDSSLLESDAEKELDKGIKAFSDVFDTNFANNNFMPVMDAMAKLRPLVDAFFESVMVMAEDKNVRQNRMNMLFAVMSRMNRMADFANLQI